One Primulina eburnea isolate SZY01 chromosome 4, ASM2296580v1, whole genome shotgun sequence genomic window, TTTCAGATCGAAGTGCGAAAACTTGAACGGGCGTAGCAGAGGTGAGGTGTTTTCGAAGAAATTTTGGTGAAAATGCCTGGGTACGGGGATTTGGATAGGCAGATAGAGCAATTGATGGAGTGCAAGCCGCTATCGGAGGCGGAGGTGAAGATTCTGTGCGATCAGGCTCGAGCTATTTTAGTGGAGGAATGGAATGTGCAGCCGGTTAAATGTCCTGTCACTGTGTGCGGCGACATACATGGACAGTTTTACGATCTGATCGAGCTGTTTCGGATAGGCGGCAATGCTCCCGATACGAATTATCTCTTTATGGGGGATTATGTTGGTACTGTTTTATTATTTCCATtcattttagtgaattaattaatttagtaaagCTGTTTGCTTAGCCGTATCTGTTAGAACTTAGGGGCATGAGAACAGAATGTTTTGAGGTTTTTGTAGCTGTTGATTGCTAGTGAGTTGGATGATCGTGGATTCATCTGTGATGGGTGTTTATGGAGTTAAGAAGGGTGTTTCTAATGTAATTGGTATTATTAATCTTGTCCGATACGGAAATAGAGAAATGATAGTTCTTGTTTGATGCATAGATGCAATAGGTTGGTCCGTAGCTCTGTTTCCAAAGGTAGATTCTTTTGATGGATTGATTCCTTATTTGCGAATCAATTATCTTGTTAGACATAGACTGATAGACAATAAATCTAATCCAGATGATAACTTTGCTATTTGTTCGGTTTGTCTCTAACTGGGAGGTTTTCTATTGAGATTTCTTCACCGCCGGTTAGCTGAATACAAAATTATTTATCTTTATGGCATGCTTATCCAGTGATTTTTGTACTTGACACAAAATGTCCAACTGGGGGCATATGTTTGTTTGAGATGTTTATTGAACATGGCAACATTTTGATTTGGGTATGTTGTGATATGGGATTCTGGGATGACAGGTGGCTTTAGAATGCTTAGTTGTGTCAGTGTGGATGAGGTCACAAAGCGAGAAATGAGATTGAAAATGGATCTATGATTGAGGAAATAGTGGCGTAAGCCCTGCGataatgtttatttattttccatCCGATCTTGTTTACTCCTGGATAATGTTTGTTTGGGCCTGTTGTTTTATCTAGTACACTACTGATAAAATGGTCATGCAACTTTGATCGCAATTGCATTCCACATCTCAAAGATATATATTGAAATGTCCGCTCTCCTGCTAACCGGTAAAGACAATGCTGGAGTTTGCATGCACACAACTCACAAGGGAATGAGGGTTTCTGTTTGCTTTTGGTTCTTGTTGTAGTCACTTAATGAAACACGTGGTTGAATTTAGTCTCATATACTTAGATTATGCTCAATAGCTTACTCCATAAAAGATATCTTGATCATACTAAAATTTACTGATAAAGCTTTTATACTTTTCCCCCTGATCTTTATGTCAGACTAATCTCTACCTATTATATGTTTCATGTGGTTCTATACATATTTTGTGTTTTTCGATTTTTGTTGATTTGTAATGAGCATCACTACATTCCATTGACAATCATTCATTTTACGCAGATCGTGGGTACTACTCAGTGGAGACGGTCACACTTTTAGTGGCTCTGAAAGTTCGTCATAGAGACAGAATTACAATTCTTAGAGGAAATCATGAAAGTCGGCAAATCACTCAAGTGTAAGATTTTTCCTTGTAAGGCTATTAGAGTTCTGGTAATGTTGTGTTGGATCACTTCATATATCTCTGAATATAAAGTACGCATGATATCCTCAGCATATCAGAAAGGTTGTTAAATTCATTAGTGTGCTAATGTTTTTTTCATACAATGGAAgagattttatgcatgaaaattagTGGAGACTTGTTTGTGTTTTATGAATGATATTGCATTTGCAAATTGGCGGCATACCTTTTTGGTTTTGCCATGGTGCCATATTTCATAGAgcacataaaaaattataacatgGTTGATTTCAGGCTTCAGCGCTCTGTGGACACCCAtcctataaaaaaataaataatattaagtaCAAGGGAATCAAGTTAATATTAACTACTTCTCTTTGTTATTTCTATTTTATGTCCTGGCTGATAAATGTGTTCTAAATATTTAGAAATGCATGTCATACAAGGCATCATCAAAGCAACTCTACTCTCTTTGTTGGATCTCTGTATTTATTCATTTGCAACTTTTTTGTGTCTTGTATCGCTCAGCTATATGATGCAATATGCTAGTTGGTAGTTTTCTAAGATTCCACCATTGATGATCTCTTTATTGATGATAACCCTGCTGAACTCAACTTTTAAGTTTTAATTAAATCAGATATGATATTCTGGTAGCTAACttttaacttttaattaaatcAGATATGATACTCTGGTAGCTAATATAGCATCATATTAGACAATTTTGTTAACTAGTTCAGATGTACATTTTAATTTGTAACGACATTCAGTTCACCTGATTGCATGTAGATTCTGTGGTCCTTATTGCTGTTTATATTAACTCCTGATGTTATAGGCTTAATTTTAAGATGAAAACAGACATTTGCATTGTGAAATACTATGTTATGAATGTTGAAAACAAAACTAGGATAAAACCAAATAAGACTTGATATGAGATTCCTTGATTTTCTATTCCACGACTATCTCCATAGTAATGGCAGTACCTTGTGACAACCAGGTATGGGTTCTATGATGAATGCTTGAGAAAGTATGGCAATGCCAATGTGTGGAAGTATTTCACCGATCTTTTTGATTACCTTCCCCTGACAGCGCTTATTGAGAGCCAggtttgtatgccaaattgacATATGCTTCTGCTTTAATGATATCTTTGTTTCTATGTCTAATGCCTTGTTTACTTGTAGGTCTTCTGCTTACATGGGGGTCTTTCACCATCTCTTGATACTCTAGACAATATTCGATCTTTGGACCGTATACAAGAGGTGCGATAAATTTCATATTGCTAGACCATTTTCACTGCAATATTTTATCAGGCATCTCACCTATTTTCTTAAAGTGTATTCTCAATATTTTGTGACTTTTCTTCCTCTACTGGGGAGGGAAAAATTATTCAACATCTTGAAGCTTTGTTTTCAaaaccatttttcttcaattaattttttttggttcCCAAATTTTAATAGGTTCCACATGAAGGACCAATGTGCGATCTCTTGTGGTCTGATCCGGATGATCGTTGTGGATGGGGTATCTCACCACGTGGTGCTGGTTACACCTTTGGACAGGATATAGCCTCTCAGTTCAACCATACCAATGGACTCACTCTAATTTCAAGAGCCCACCAGCTTGTTATGGAGGGTTTTAATTGGTGTCAGGTGAGCATGTAATTTTAACGAATGATCCATCATGGACTTATCCTTGGTTATTTTGTCATTAACCTGTTATCTCAAAAACTCGAACTCATAGGAGGTGGACAAATGATAGCCTTATATTTTAACACTTGGATTTCCAGGAAAAGAATGTCGTGACTGTCTTCAGCGCCCCAAACTATTGTTACCGGTGTGGAAACATGGCTGCGATTCTTGAAATCGGGGAAAACATGGAGCAAAATTTCCTTCAGTTCGATCCAGCTCCTCGACAGATCGAGCCTGACACCACACGTAAGACTCCAGATTATTTTTTGTGAACTAAGGAATCTCGGATTCCTATTTCTCGTACATGCTTACAGTTTGTTAAGATAGAAGAGAGTGTTGTTATTTGAGGACTGTTGTCAACATAATTTCCGGAGAGTCAGACAGACTAAGGCACTGCCCTTGTCTTGTATATTTTTTCCCCAAGAGGAGAACGTAACGATAACATGGTATATTGTCTTTTGTAATTTACAAGGTTGTTCGTAGGAAACAGTTTTCCCCCTTTCCAGGTTctgtttgattttttaaaatctcaATTTTTATTCGTTGAGCACCAGGTGTCCTATGATTGGGTTTTTtaatatacaaaaaaaattatatgttttaattCATAAAGTCAAATAATCTCTCACTCTCGGTTTCAAGTTTTCTTGGATGTAATAAACTTTATGTGAATACTGATCCTTCTTTCTTCTTACCAAAGAACAAATTAAGAGCCAGTGAATTGGAGTCAGGATCGTGTACATTTATGGCATTCCTTCCACAAATTCTTAGCCATACGCAATGCCACCAattacataatattattttcacaaatgaatatttataaattttaaatttgtctAGGATTATTGATCCAATCCTGGCAAATCACAATCTATTTAcaaacccaaaaaaaaacaaTCGTGGCAGTGGATGATTTGAGAGGTTGGTGGAGAGACGTATTAAATCTACTGGTCCGTCTTAGAGGCCTGAAATCGATTAGAGCAAAGAATTAAGGCACGGCAACATCTAAAATTCGATTAACCAAATTCTGTCAGATAACATGGCTTTCTTGTTTTTGAGTAGATAGTTTAGCTTTAGCTTTTCATTTTCCTGGAAAACTTATTTcaatttcttaattaattagCTTTAGTTCGTTAAATTCCATGTGTTCTTTGATGTGCACAAATAAGTCTATTTCCAAATGTTTCAGTTTAATTTCCTGTAATTCTCagatttcattttcttttggcaTTCAAGAAAAGATGAATAAAGATCTGTTATCACATAAATTAAAGATGAATAATATGCTTTCTTAAGAacacatttaattaaaacatataataaataCGTACACATCGTTGTCTAGCTAgctacttttttaaaaaacaatagaCGAAACATGACCTTGCATAGGATAAAATAGATTAATGCACCCATTCATCTAGTAAATAATGTCATATCTAAAGATTTATAAACCTAACTAATCCAACTTtaagctttttttaaaaaaaaaaaaacattattcgTCAAACTTTACAACA contains:
- the LOC140830649 gene encoding serine/threonine-protein phosphatase PP2A-2 catalytic subunit-like, which codes for MPGYGDLDRQIEQLMECKPLSEAEVKILCDQARAILVEEWNVQPVKCPVTVCGDIHGQFYDLIELFRIGGNAPDTNYLFMGDYVDRGYYSVETVTLLVALKVRHRDRITILRGNHESRQITQVYGFYDECLRKYGNANVWKYFTDLFDYLPLTALIESQVFCLHGGLSPSLDTLDNIRSLDRIQEVPHEGPMCDLLWSDPDDRCGWGISPRGAGYTFGQDIASQFNHTNGLTLISRAHQLVMEGFNWCQEKNVVTVFSAPNYCYRCGNMAAILEIGENMEQNFLQFDPAPRQIEPDTTRKTPDYFL